The following coding sequences lie in one Capsicum annuum cultivar UCD-10X-F1 chromosome 5, UCD10Xv1.1, whole genome shotgun sequence genomic window:
- the LOC107871132 gene encoding laccase-12, translated as MEAYKIIANPLSSFFFTCILLLFANVVSAKTHYHDFVIQATPVKRLCKTHNTITVNGQFPGPTLEVNNGDTLVVNVVNRARYNVTIHWHGVRQMRTAWADGPEFITQCPIRPGKSYTYRFTIQGQEGTLWWHAHSSWLRATVYGALIIHPKEGESYPFPKPKRETPILLGEWWDTNPIDVVRRATRTGAAPNVSDAYTINGQPGDLYKCSKQDTTIVHVDSGETNLLRVINAGLNQQLFFTVANHKLTVVGADASYVKPFTTSVLMLGPGQTTDVLIKADQQLARYYMAARAYASAQGAPFDNTTTTAILKYKTTSCSSNCAKTNPVFPSLPAYNDTATATAFTRKFRSPRKVEVPTKIDENLFLTVGLGLNNCRRGARSRNCQGPNGTRFAASMNNVSFVLPSNFSLLQAHHQGIPGVFSTDFPAVPPVRFDYTGNVSRSLWQPTRGTKVYKLKYGARVQVVLQGTSIFTAENHPIHLHGYDFYIIAEGFGNFNPKTDTSKFNLVNPPLRNTASVPVNGWTVIRFVADNPGVWLMHCHLDVHITWGLAMAFLVENGVSELESLEPPPIDLPVC; from the exons ATGGAGGCCTATAAAATCATCGCGAACCCTTTGAGTTCGTTCTTTTTTACATGCATTTTGCTTCTCTTCGCAAATGTAGTATCTGCGAAAACTCATTACCATGATTTTGTT ATTCAAGCTACACCAGTGAAGAGGCTGTGCAAAACTCACAACACTATAACGGTGAATGGACAGTTTCCTGGACCAACATTGGAAGTAAACAATGGGGATACACTAGTTGTCAACGTTGTCAATAGAGCTCGATATAATGTCACCATTCACTG GCATGGGGTTAGGCAAATGAGAACAGCATGGGCAGACGGACCAGAATTTATCACTCAGTGTCCAATTAGACCAGGCAAGAGTTACACTTACCGGTTTACAATTCAAGGACAGGAAGGGACACTTTGGTGGCACGCCCACAGCTCATGGCTTAGGGCTACTGTATATGGAGCTCTAATTATCCACCCAAAAGAAGGCGAAAGCTATCCATTTCCTAAGCCCAAAAGAGAGACACCTATTCTGCTTG GTGAGTGGTGGGATACAAATCCTATTGACGTTGTAAGAAGAGCTACAAGAACAGGAGCAGCTCCAAATGTTTCTGATGCGTACACCATCAATGGTCAACCAGGTGACCTCTACAAGTGTTCCAAACAAG ATACCACCATTGTCCATGTGGACTCAGGCGAAACAAACCTCCTTCGAGTTATCAATGCTGGACTGAACCAGCAACTTTTCTTTACTGTGGCCAACCACAAGTTAACTGTTGTTGGAGCAGATGCCTCTTATGTTAAACCTTTCACAACATCAGTCCTTATGCTGGGACCAGGCCAGACAACTGATGTCCTGATCAAAGCTGATCAACAACTCGCTAGATACTATATGGCAGCACGTGCCTACGCAAGTGCTCAAGGTGCCCCCTTTGATAATACCACAACCACAGCCATCCTCAAGTACAAGACAACTTCTTGTTCTTCCAATTGTGCCAAGACCAATCCCGTTTTCCCATCTTTACCAGCATACAATGACACAGCGACTGCTACAGCCTTCACAAGAAAATTCAGAAGCCCAAGAAAAGTCGAGGTGCCCACTAAAATTGACGAAAATCTATTCCTCACAGTCGGGCTCGGACTCAATAACTGCCGAAGAGGTGCACGCTCCAGGAACTGTCAAGGTCCAAATGGAACTCGATTTGCTGCCAGTATGAACAATGTCTCTTTTGTGCTACCATCCAATTTTTCCCTGCTACAAGCACATCACCAAGGCATACCTGGCGTTTTCTCAACTGATTTCCCAGCTGTACCACCTGTAAGATTTGATTATACTGGCAACGTAAGCCGGTCATTATGGCAACCTACTCGAGGAACTAAGGTGTACAAGCTGAAATATGGGGCAAGAGTTCAAGTTGTGTTACAGGGGACAAGTATCTTCACAGCTGAAAACCACCCAATTCATCTTCACGGATATGACTTTTACATCATCGCAGAGGGGTTCGGTAACTTTAATCCAAAAACAGATACATCTAAATTCAACCTTGTTAATCCACCTCTCAGAAACACGGCCAGTGTACCCGTTAATGGATGGACAGTCATCAGATTTGTCGCTGACAATCCAG GAGTGTGGCTAATGCATTGTCACTTGGATGTTCACATTACTTGGGGTTTGGCGATGGCGTTCCTAGTGGAAAATGGAGTTAGTGAACTGGAATCATTGGAGCCTCCTCCTATAGATCTGCCTGTCTGCTGA